A portion of the Musa acuminata AAA Group cultivar baxijiao chromosome BXJ1-1, Cavendish_Baxijiao_AAA, whole genome shotgun sequence genome contains these proteins:
- the LOC135587306 gene encoding putative glutaredoxin-C14: MDKVTKLASQRAVVIFSRSSCCFCYSVKSLFHELGVNAAVHELDEDPRGAEMEKALVKLLGRKSPVPAVFIGGKLVGSTDRIMTLHLGGNLVPLLRDAGALWL, from the coding sequence ATGGACAAGGTGACGAAGCTGGCTTCGCAGCGAGCTGTGGTCATCTTCAGCCGGAGCTCCTGCTGCTTCTGCTACAGCGTGAAGAGCCTGTTCCATGAGCTTGGCGTCAATGCTGCCGTCCATGAGCTGGACGAGGACCCGAGAGGTGCGGAGATGGAGAAGGCGCTGGTGAAGCTGCTGGGCCGCAAGTCGCCGGTGCCGGCCGTGTTCATCGGCGGCAAGCTGGTCGGATCCACGGACAGGATCATGACGCTCCATCTCGGTGGGAATCTGGTGCCGCTGCTGAGGGATGCCGGAGCTCTCTGGCTCTAA
- the LOC135679331 gene encoding uncharacterized protein LOC135679331 yields MGKRENKAGELGDESEGGDEKTFEERVWDTHPRLRRRQVTEYILPPAASLSAHRRIEGNKWTDTQNSLAIKYRHCVDVGFGFDRPTTPSEVVDCCCGDHAQEDLTRIVQARPLCRIRRRSWLGSPHGTARKFYKSQDTRHASMRTLGIACSPDVQQKWTDDRKYDPRLEDIREN; encoded by the exons ATGGGGAAGAGAGAGAATAAGGCCGGCGAATTGGGAGATGAGAGCGAGGGAGGAGACGAGAAAACGTTCGAGGAAAGAGTTTGGGATACCCACCCACGTCTACGTCGTCGTCAGGTGACGGAGTATATTCTTCCTCCGGCCGCGTCCTTATCCGCCCACCGCAGAATAGAAGGAAACAAA TGGACTGATACGCAAAATTCGCTCGCCATAAAGTATCGCCACTGCGTCGATGTAGGGTTTGGGTTCGATCGACCGACCACGCCGTCCGAGGTGGTTGATTGCTGCTGCGGCGACCACGCCCAAGAGGATCTCACCCGCATCGTCCAAGCGCGGCCATTATGTCGGATCCGGCGCCGGTCTTGGCTTGGAAGCCCTCATGG TACTGCAAGAAAGTTCTACAAGTCTCAAGATACAAGACATGCATCTATGAGGACATTAG GCATTGCTTGCTCGCCAGACGTGCAACAGAAGTGGACTGATGACAGGAAATATGACCCACGTCTTGAAGATATAAGAGAGAACTGA
- the LOC103999061 gene encoding SPX domain-containing protein 4: MKFGKDFRRFLEQTLPEWRDKFLPYKPLKKLIKHLPPPPPRAEGPPPQAEGPPRPTGGAARPLAPALDAWFAAVLNEQLKKFNDFYVDEEEYYVIWLQGLKERIEKIKEHKRGTFTSDRKFSEEMLEIRKDFVTIHGKMVLLKNYSSLNFTGLVKILKKYDKRTGGLLSLPFAQHARHQPFFTTEPLTRLVHECEANIEVLFPLEAEVIESQQTEKGETHQTCNPEVSSVRADNIGVYQSIKAAIKIIQRLQKARSTYNDDDGSGVVTTESSASDSSANSQNQEVDQESVHSDD, from the exons ATGAAATTTGGGAAGGATTTCCGGAGGTTCCTCGAGCAAACACTGCCGGAGTGGAGGGACAAGTTCCTCCCCTATAAGCCCCTCAAGAAGCTCATCAAGCAcctgccgccgccgcctcctcgggCGGAGGGGCCGCCTCCTCAGGCGGAAGGGCCGCCTCGCCCCACCGGAGGCGCCGCCCGGCCCTTGGCCCCCGCCCTCGATGCGTGGTTCGCCGCCGTCCTGAACGAGCAGCTCAAGAAGTTCAATGACTTTTATGTCGACGAGGAGGAGTATTACGTGATCTGGTTGCAG GGACTCAAGGAAAGAATTGAGAAAATCAAAGAGCACAAACGTGGAACATTTACATCTGACAGAAAATTTAGTGAGGAGATGTTGGAGATTCGTAAAGATTTTGTCACTATCCATGGGAAGAtggttcttttgaagaactaCAGCTCCCTCAACTTTACAG GCCTTGtcaaaatactaaaaaaatatgaCAAGAGAACAGGAGGTCTGTTAAGTCTGCCTTTCGCTCAACATGCTCGTCATCAACCATTCTTCACAACCGAACCACTGACTAGGTTAGTCCATGAGTGCGAAGCAAATATCGAGGTGCTTTTCCCATTGGAAGCAGAGGTTATTGAATCACAACAAACAGAAAAGGGAGAAACACATCAAACATGTAATCCTGAGGTTTCATCTGTTCGAGCAGATAATATTGGTGTATATCAAAGCATAAAGGCCGCTATCAAAATAATACAAAGACTACAGAAGGCCCGCTCCACCTACAATGATGATGATGGATCTGGAGTTGTTACCACTGAGAGTTCAGCTTCTGACTCGTCGGCAAACTCACAGAACCAGGAGGTAGATCAAGAAAGTGTACATTCTGATGACTAG